The following are encoded together in the Anaerostipes caccae L1-92 genome:
- a CDS encoding threonine/serine ThrE exporter family protein, translating into MGKAVTKKDAEQMLENALEIGARMLISGAEIRRVEDSIFRICTAYGSERTEVFSITYTIVATISSKNFGIITQSRRIHGSAFNLQELKYLNNLSRKICRTLPDMDEVKKDLEEIHGLPTYSNRQGMLIYALISSAFTLFFGGSLLDAAISAVIGVMIKIVEIPLKNMNMNRFLVSCLCSLAAGALAVMAARTGIGCSSDKISIGNVMILIPGLMFTNCIREMISDNFLSGLTRFGEAVLLSLSIALGFAVVSWL; encoded by the coding sequence ATGGGTAAGGCGGTTACTAAAAAGGATGCAGAACAGATGCTTGAAAATGCATTGGAGATCGGAGCCCGTATGCTGATCTCCGGAGCAGAGATCAGGCGCGTGGAAGATTCCATCTTTAGAATTTGTACGGCCTATGGATCTGAACGGACTGAGGTGTTTTCTATTACGTATACAATTGTTGCCACTATTTCCTCCAAGAATTTCGGTATCATAACCCAGTCCAGGAGAATCCATGGTTCGGCATTTAATCTTCAGGAACTGAAATATCTGAATAACCTGTCCCGGAAAATATGCCGGACTCTTCCGGATATGGATGAGGTCAAGAAAGATTTAGAAGAGATTCACGGTCTGCCCACGTACAGCAACCGGCAGGGGATGCTCATCTATGCATTGATTTCATCTGCCTTTACCCTGTTTTTCGGAGGTTCACTGCTGGATGCGGCGATCTCTGCGGTCATAGGAGTCATGATCAAGATCGTGGAGATCCCTTTGAAAAATATGAATATGAATCGGTTTCTCGTCTCCTGCCTTTGTTCCCTGGCAGCAGGGGCACTGGCAGTCATGGCGGCGCGTACAGGTATCGGCTGTTCTTCTGATAAGATCAGCATCGGAAATGTCATGATCCTGATTCCGGGACTTATGTTCACGAACTGTATCCGGGAGATGATATCCGATAATTTTTTATCCGGCCTGACCCGTTTCGGAGAAGCGGTCCTGCTAAGCCTTTCGATTGCCCTGGGCTTTGCAGTGGTCAGCTGGCTGTGA
- a CDS encoding MerR family transcriptional regulator, with the protein MFHIFIDKPYYSIGELSAICDIPQKTLRYYDEIGLFTPDRRNEETHYRLYSKGQIITVVIIKNLKQMGFSLKEIKEIVSENEAKALEKNMLKKLQSMKQEIEDSINRYTEYCYFLKKIQSGIDILEELSDSCSDEMKISVEFIPEINLLYDRRIMKDYDYSEISLERWLGITDKAKTMNCKITGPVYVTFYDSNILNKFLSQDSEIEFAVQVEESKPAEHIRPFGGMLAATVIHIGNYEDISSTYIQLIKWIKKHNYRTAGPATEEFILSPLDVNDEARRVTKIIIPVEKDS; encoded by the coding sequence GTGTTTCATATTTTTATCGACAAGCCTTATTACAGCATAGGGGAACTTTCGGCGATCTGCGATATTCCGCAGAAAACACTGAGATATTATGACGAGATCGGCCTGTTTACTCCGGACCGCAGAAACGAGGAGACCCATTACCGCCTTTATTCAAAGGGGCAGATCATTACGGTCGTTATCATTAAGAATTTGAAACAAATGGGGTTTTCACTGAAGGAGATCAAAGAGATCGTCTCTGAAAATGAAGCCAAGGCGTTAGAAAAGAATATGCTGAAAAAGCTGCAGTCTATGAAGCAGGAGATTGAAGACAGTATCAACCGATATACGGAATACTGCTATTTTCTGAAAAAAATACAGAGCGGAATTGATATATTGGAAGAACTGTCTGACAGCTGTTCTGACGAGATGAAGATTTCCGTAGAATTTATTCCGGAGATCAATCTGTTATATGACCGCCGTATCATGAAAGATTATGATTATTCTGAAATTTCCCTTGAACGGTGGCTTGGAATCACGGATAAAGCAAAGACCATGAACTGTAAAATTACAGGGCCGGTATATGTCACTTTTTATGACAGTAATATACTGAATAAATTTCTGTCCCAGGACTCTGAGATCGAATTTGCCGTCCAGGTAGAGGAATCAAAGCCCGCTGAACATATACGGCCTTTTGGAGGAATGCTGGCGGCCACAGTCATTCATATCGGAAACTATGAAGACATTTCAAGCACCTACATACAGCTCATCAAATGGATCAAAAAACATAATTATAGAACGGCAGGACCGGCCACTGAAGAGTTTATCCTTTCACCTCTGGATGTGAATGATGAAGCCAGAAGGGTCACCAAGATCATCATACCCGTAGAAAAAGACTCTTAA
- a CDS encoding GNAT family N-acetyltransferase yields the protein MDHQNIELRHSISPEMFCRLREQVNFQKVSQRQAKKILENTSYICAVFYNNEPVGVTRLLFDYGTDAYITDVIVNPDYQGCGIGRLLIENVLNYIRQNVTDTKVVCSLYANQGKEDFYHRFGFEKLPNIKYGYGMVLDV from the coding sequence ATGGATCATCAGAATATTGAACTACGGCATTCAATTTCACCGGAAATGTTTTGCAGATTACGCGAACAGGTGAATTTTCAAAAAGTATCACAGAGGCAGGCTAAAAAGATTTTAGAAAATACAAGTTACATCTGTGCGGTATTTTACAATAACGAACCTGTTGGAGTTACACGTCTGCTTTTTGATTATGGGACAGATGCCTACATTACAGACGTCATTGTAAATCCCGATTATCAGGGATGTGGAATTGGAAGATTATTAATAGAAAATGTCTTAAATTATATTCGGCAGAATGTAACAGATACAAAAGTGGTATGCAGTCTGTATGCAAATCAGGGAAAAGAAGATTTCTATCATCGCTTTGGTTTTGAAAAGTTACCAAATATAAAATATGGCTATGGAATGGTTCTTGATGTATAA
- a CDS encoding HigA family addiction module antitoxin translates to MNSSEYKQSIAFHPGEYIRDLIEEMEVTQSEFARRLNVSEKVLSEFVNCITPMNKDIAEKLATMTGTSVTVWLNLQLAYDAAVLKNRIDQEMKADEAIFNVLDYSYFVKLGVVSKCQQKEEKIRELRKYFTVSSLGILAQKDFLVNFRAVTSKESNKNIICANAWVQTAINMTKNIKTKSYNPKKLRSLLPELRKMTLFQNDNFVSKMQEVLAECGVAVIFLPHLKNSDIHGAVKWINNEKVMLAINTHDVYADIFWFSFFHELRHIFQHKTSKTFIVSHDNNEMGNVDMKLEKEADLFAANLLIPQNNFNEFIGDSEITRENILAFADKIGIHPGIVVGRLQHDRFVDFSSLNDLRIKYKIQ, encoded by the coding sequence ATGAATAGTTCTGAATATAAACAAAGCATTGCATTTCACCCGGGAGAGTATATCAGAGATCTTATCGAGGAGATGGAAGTTACACAAAGTGAATTTGCCAGACGTTTGAATGTCAGTGAAAAAGTTTTGAGTGAGTTTGTTAATTGCATAACGCCGATGAATAAAGATATTGCGGAAAAACTTGCAACAATGACTGGTACCTCGGTAACTGTTTGGTTGAATTTACAGCTAGCATATGACGCAGCTGTTTTGAAAAATAGAATTGATCAGGAAATGAAAGCTGACGAAGCAATTTTCAATGTACTTGATTATAGTTACTTTGTTAAGCTCGGGGTAGTGAGCAAATGTCAACAAAAAGAGGAAAAAATCAGAGAGCTAAGAAAGTATTTTACAGTATCATCACTTGGTATACTTGCTCAAAAGGATTTTCTTGTTAATTTCAGAGCAGTGACATCAAAAGAAAGTAACAAAAATATTATATGTGCAAATGCATGGGTTCAGACGGCCATTAATATGACCAAGAATATTAAAACGAAAAGCTATAATCCAAAGAAGCTGAGATCATTGCTGCCGGAACTTCGTAAGATGACATTATTTCAGAATGATAACTTTGTTTCAAAGATGCAGGAAGTATTAGCAGAATGTGGAGTGGCAGTAATTTTTCTGCCTCATCTAAAAAATTCAGACATTCATGGAGCAGTCAAATGGATCAATAATGAAAAAGTAATGTTGGCGATTAATACACATGATGTATATGCAGATATATTCTGGTTTTCATTTTTCCATGAACTGCGTCATATTTTCCAGCATAAAACATCGAAAACATTTATAGTGTCACATGATAATAATGAAATGGGAAATGTAGATATGAAGCTTGAGAAAGAAGCAGATTTGTTTGCGGCGAATTTATTGATTCCCCAAAATAATTTTAATGAATTTATAGGTGATTCCGAAATTACCAGAGAAAATATACTCGCTTTTGCTGATAAAATTGGAATTCATCCTGGGATTGTGGTGGGGAGATTACAGCATGATAGGTTTGTGGACTTTAGTTCGCTGAATGATTTAAGGATAAAATACAAGATTCAATAG
- the preA gene encoding NAD-dependent dihydropyrimidine dehydrogenase subunit PreA encodes MSVKKDLSIDFLGVKCENPFFLSSSPVGSNYEMCAKALEAGWAGVYYKTIGIFIPNECSPRFDITSKEGTPWTGFKNMEMISDKPLEDNLEYMRRLKQDYPTKVIVASIMGSNEEEWEILAKKVTEAGVDMIECNFSCPQMTSSAMGSDVGQNPDLVRRYCEVVSGATHLPVIAKMTPNIGNMEIPAIAAMEGGAKGIAAINTVKAITNIDVENMTAMPVVNGKSSISGYSGAAVKPIALRFITQMKQHPELKDVPITGIGGIETWKDALDFILVGSSNLQVTTSVMQYGYRIVEDMISGLSHFMEDHGIDKLSDLVGVALPNIVPADDIDRTFILYPDFNKDKCVGCGRCYVSCFDGGHQAITWDEEERKPVLNEDKCVGCHLCLNVCPVMDCITPGKVEMKPGVEDHEVKMKTKYE; translated from the coding sequence ATGTCCGTAAAGAAAGATTTATCCATCGATTTTTTAGGAGTCAAATGTGAAAACCCATTTTTCCTCTCATCCTCTCCGGTGGGAAGCAACTATGAAATGTGTGCCAAAGCGCTGGAGGCAGGATGGGCAGGAGTTTACTATAAGACCATCGGTATATTTATCCCGAACGAATGCTCCCCTCGATTCGATATCACATCAAAGGAAGGGACACCGTGGACTGGATTTAAAAACATGGAAATGATTTCAGATAAACCTCTGGAAGATAACCTGGAATACATGAGAAGACTGAAACAGGACTATCCGACAAAAGTTATCGTTGCCAGCATTATGGGAAGCAATGAAGAAGAATGGGAGATCCTCGCAAAGAAAGTAACAGAGGCCGGTGTCGATATGATCGAGTGTAACTTCTCCTGCCCTCAGATGACATCCTCTGCCATGGGGTCTGATGTAGGACAGAATCCGGATCTTGTGCGCAGATACTGCGAGGTTGTTTCCGGTGCCACTCATCTTCCGGTCATTGCAAAGATGACTCCGAATATCGGAAACATGGAGATTCCTGCAATCGCTGCCATGGAAGGCGGAGCCAAGGGAATCGCTGCCATCAATACAGTAAAAGCCATCACAAATATTGATGTGGAAAATATGACCGCCATGCCGGTAGTCAACGGTAAATCATCCATCTCCGGCTATTCAGGTGCGGCAGTAAAACCGATCGCGCTGCGTTTTATCACACAGATGAAACAGCATCCGGAATTAAAAGATGTCCCGATCACAGGAATCGGCGGTATTGAAACATGGAAAGACGCATTAGACTTTATCCTTGTAGGATCTTCAAACCTTCAGGTAACAACATCCGTTATGCAGTATGGATACCGTATTGTAGAAGATATGATCAGCGGTCTGTCCCATTTCATGGAAGACCATGGAATTGATAAATTATCTGATCTGGTAGGCGTGGCTCTGCCGAACATCGTGCCTGCTGATGACATTGACCGTACGTTCATCCTCTATCCGGATTTCAATAAGGATAAGTGTGTGGGATGCGGAAGATGCTATGTATCCTGCTTTGACGGCGGACATCAGGCCATTACATGGGATGAAGAAGAGCGGAAGCCGGTTCTCAATGAAGATAAATGTGTCGGATGCCATTTGTGCCTGAATGTCTGTCCGGTTATGGACTGTATTACCCCTGGAAAGGTTGAGATGAAGCCGGGAGTTGAAGACCATGAAGTGAAAATGAAAACCAAGTATGAGTAA
- the hydA gene encoding dihydropyrimidinase translates to MKKFDLVIKNGTVVTASDMFSADLGVKDGKIAAIAENIEADAEEVFDAAGKLVLPGALDVHTHLAMPFGGTISSDSYLSGTRAAACGGVTTVFDYPVQHTGETIRGVIAEKKAVLEKEACVDFASHCCITDLSDGAIIEEMEEAVKEGITSFKCFLVYKKEGWMVSDGTLAKLMLRAKELGAMINVHAENPDLIDMYTEQFLKEGKTSAWYHYMSRPEFVEAEADKRAVHWSKHLDAPLYLVHMADKEGLEACIQAKEEGAPVFVETCPQYLEFTSDVYKREDGRNFVCSPPIKGQESQDALWKAIKNGSIDTVATDHCPFQSYEKDWGRDDFTKIPNGCSGIENLYPYMLDAANSGKISFSRAVELCSTNPAKIFGCDQKGSIAVGKDADIVIYDKDKDFTISVDTMHSDCDHTIWEGKKLHGYPVRTFLRGNVVYADGEFKGTPGMGQFVKRTPKKLR, encoded by the coding sequence ATGAAAAAATTCGACTTAGTGATCAAAAACGGTACTGTTGTGACAGCTTCTGATATGTTTTCTGCGGATTTAGGTGTGAAGGATGGAAAGATCGCAGCCATTGCAGAGAATATAGAAGCAGATGCAGAAGAAGTGTTTGATGCGGCTGGAAAGCTGGTTCTTCCAGGAGCACTGGACGTACATACTCACCTGGCAATGCCGTTCGGCGGTACAATTTCTTCCGACAGTTATCTCTCCGGAACAAGGGCAGCTGCCTGCGGAGGAGTCACAACGGTCTTTGACTATCCGGTTCAGCATACCGGCGAAACCATCCGCGGAGTCATTGCAGAGAAAAAGGCTGTTTTGGAAAAAGAAGCATGTGTTGATTTTGCATCCCACTGCTGTATCACGGATCTTTCTGACGGAGCGATCATTGAGGAGATGGAAGAGGCCGTAAAAGAGGGAATCACAAGCTTTAAATGCTTCCTGGTGTATAAAAAAGAGGGATGGATGGTAAGTGACGGAACTCTTGCGAAGCTGATGCTGCGTGCGAAGGAACTGGGTGCCATGATCAACGTCCACGCGGAAAATCCGGATCTGATTGATATGTATACGGAGCAGTTTTTAAAAGAAGGCAAGACGAGTGCCTGGTATCATTACATGAGCCGGCCGGAATTTGTGGAGGCTGAGGCAGACAAAAGAGCCGTACATTGGTCAAAACATTTAGATGCACCGCTGTATCTTGTACATATGGCAGACAAAGAAGGTTTGGAGGCCTGCATTCAGGCAAAAGAAGAAGGAGCGCCAGTTTTCGTGGAAACCTGCCCGCAGTATCTGGAATTTACCAGCGATGTTTATAAGAGAGAAGACGGACGCAACTTCGTATGCTCCCCTCCAATCAAAGGACAGGAGAGCCAGGACGCATTGTGGAAAGCAATTAAGAACGGATCTATTGATACGGTAGCAACTGACCACTGTCCGTTCCAGAGCTATGAGAAAGACTGGGGCAGGGATGATTTCACCAAGATTCCGAACGGATGCTCAGGAATCGAGAACTTATATCCATATATGCTGGATGCGGCAAACTCCGGGAAAATATCTTTTTCAAGGGCAGTAGAGCTGTGTTCCACAAATCCTGCCAAGATTTTCGGATGTGATCAGAAAGGTTCGATTGCAGTCGGTAAGGACGCAGATATTGTTATTTACGACAAAGACAAAGATTTCACGATCAGTGTTGATACAATGCATTCAGACTGTGATCACACGATTTGGGAAGGAAAGAAACTGCACGGATACCCTGTACGTACTTTCCTCCGCGGAAATGTCGTCTATGCAGACGGAGAATTTAAGGGAACTCCTGGCATGGGTCAGTTTGTAAAACGAACCCCAAAAAAATTACGATAA
- a CDS encoding acyl-CoA dehydrogenase family protein gives MNFQLTDQQLSIQNITRQLAQTELLPTVLKDDEEGKFPEKAYAKMGQMGLIGLPFPKEYGGQGADYLSYVLAVEEISKVNSSVGIAYSVCTSLFSGGLINSASEELKKKYLPDVLSGKKMGAFCLTEPEAGSDAAGCKTTALWDGEAYVLNGLKCFITNGPLADYFLVFALTDPEKKTKGLSAFVVEKAMPGVSVGTIENKCGIRSAQVSEIIFENVRVPKENMVGEEGKGFAVAMKDLDGGRIGVAAQGLGIAKGAYDIALQYLKDRQQFGKPLCKNQYLAFKMAELSVQIEQAQYMLYKAAMDKQEGRSYSISAAKAKMVCTDAAMQVSQEAVQMLGGNGYMKEYHVERMMRDAKITQIYEGTNEIQKLVISGSLFR, from the coding sequence ATGAATTTTCAATTAACCGACCAGCAATTATCCATTCAGAATATTACAAGACAGCTTGCTCAGACAGAACTGCTTCCAACCGTATTAAAAGATGATGAAGAAGGGAAATTCCCTGAAAAGGCTTATGCAAAAATGGGACAGATGGGCCTGATCGGTCTTCCATTTCCAAAAGAATACGGCGGACAGGGAGCCGACTATCTCTCTTATGTATTAGCCGTAGAAGAAATCTCCAAAGTAAACTCTTCCGTAGGAATTGCTTATTCTGTATGTACTTCTCTCTTCTCCGGCGGTCTGATCAATTCTGCCAGCGAAGAGCTCAAGAAGAAATATCTTCCGGATGTTCTGTCCGGTAAAAAGATGGGCGCTTTCTGTCTTACTGAGCCGGAAGCAGGTTCTGACGCTGCCGGATGTAAGACAACCGCTCTCTGGGACGGCGAAGCTTATGTGCTGAACGGTCTGAAATGCTTTATCACAAACGGACCTCTGGCTGACTACTTCCTTGTATTTGCCCTGACAGATCCGGAAAAGAAAACAAAAGGATTATCTGCCTTTGTTGTAGAAAAAGCTATGCCGGGAGTTTCTGTCGGCACGATCGAAAACAAATGTGGAATCAGAAGTGCTCAGGTTTCAGAGATTATCTTTGAAAATGTAAGAGTTCCGAAAGAAAATATGGTAGGCGAGGAAGGCAAAGGATTTGCTGTTGCCATGAAAGACTTGGACGGCGGAAGAATCGGTGTTGCTGCTCAGGGACTTGGAATTGCAAAAGGTGCTTATGACATCGCACTCCAGTACTTAAAAGACCGCCAGCAATTTGGTAAACCATTATGCAAAAACCAGTACCTGGCGTTTAAGATGGCAGAACTCTCTGTACAGATTGAGCAGGCACAATATATGCTTTACAAGGCTGCCATGGATAAACAGGAGGGACGCAGTTACTCTATCTCTGCTGCCAAAGCAAAAATGGTATGTACAGATGCAGCTATGCAGGTTTCACAGGAAGCTGTACAGATGCTCGGAGGCAACGGTTATATGAAAGAATATCATGTAGAGCGCATGATGAGAGATGCAAAGATCACACAGATCTATGAAGGCACCAATGAAATTCAGAAGCTTGTCATCAGCGGAAGTTTATTCCGTTAA
- a CDS encoding MerR family transcriptional regulator has protein sequence MDRNHYYSIGEVAATCNTSIKTLRYYDEIKLVVPEVRKEDSKYRYYSKDQMVTISIIRKLRMLGFSIKEIKEIVSVNQVRNLEQKIEDKLVCIKKEIETLNQKYFEGEQFLQRLKEGAQILHLYDDDLKKIQAGEMDAITVKEVPEVNLYHSRRIMQSYHNDEVSLERWVEINDEVSRHGLKVCGPITVTYYTDLLDQFLSKDCDIEFGIQVEESDSKHVRKFGGFLAATAFHVGPYSDVIRTHIKIIQWINQNHYKVAGPVSEEFIISPVDLRNENEHVTKIIIPVTK, from the coding sequence TTGGACAGGAATCATTACTATTCTATCGGGGAAGTGGCAGCTACCTGTAACACTTCTATTAAGACGCTTCGTTACTATGACGAGATTAAGCTGGTAGTTCCGGAGGTCCGGAAGGAAGACAGCAAATACCGCTATTACAGCAAAGACCAAATGGTAACCATTTCTATCATCCGGAAACTGCGCATGCTCGGTTTTTCGATTAAGGAAATCAAAGAAATAGTTTCTGTAAACCAGGTCCGAAACCTGGAACAGAAAATTGAAGATAAACTGGTATGTATAAAAAAGGAAATTGAAACTCTGAATCAGAAATACTTTGAGGGGGAGCAGTTTTTACAGAGATTAAAAGAAGGTGCCCAGATCCTTCATCTCTATGATGATGATCTGAAAAAGATCCAGGCCGGTGAGATGGATGCAATCACGGTCAAAGAAGTGCCTGAAGTAAATCTTTATCACTCCCGCAGGATCATGCAGTCTTATCACAATGACGAGGTCTCCCTTGAGCGGTGGGTAGAGATCAACGATGAAGTCTCAAGACACGGCCTTAAGGTATGCGGCCCGATAACAGTCACCTATTACACGGATCTGCTGGACCAGTTTCTTTCTAAAGACTGTGATATTGAGTTCGGCATCCAGGTAGAAGAAAGCGATTCCAAACATGTCCGAAAGTTCGGCGGCTTTCTGGCAGCTACCGCTTTTCATGTCGGCCCGTACAGCGATGTAATCAGGACCCACATCAAAATTATTCAGTGGATCAATCAGAATCACTATAAGGTTGCAGGTCCGGTTTCAGAAGAATTTATTATTTCCCCTGTGGACCTGCGAAATGAAAATGAACATGTTACTAAAATCATCATTCCTGTGACAAAGTAA
- a CDS encoding type II toxin-antitoxin system RelE/ParE family toxin, whose protein sequence is MKIYYDNKNIQKLCNDYKYAQKKLGKNVAYKLHKALQFINASVCFIDIKYMMTLRLHPLKGDRKGTYAIDLGKKTGFRLILIPVDQNGNKWTNENIITIYNSTDTVILMEVSKHYE, encoded by the coding sequence ATGAAAATATATTATGATAACAAAAATATACAAAAATTATGTAACGATTATAAATATGCTCAGAAAAAATTAGGAAAAAATGTCGCGTATAAATTACATAAGGCGTTACAATTCATTAATGCATCGGTATGTTTTATAGATATTAAATATATGATGACTCTTCGTTTGCATCCTCTAAAAGGGGACAGAAAAGGAACATATGCGATAGATCTAGGGAAAAAAACTGGATTTAGATTAATTTTAATACCAGTTGATCAGAATGGAAACAAGTGGACAAATGAAAATATTATTACTATTTACAACTCAACAGATACAGTAATCTTAATGGAGGTGAGCAAGCATTATGAATAG
- a CDS encoding threonine/serine exporter family protein, giving the protein MSGLNQIIAAFFGALGFAFLFNLHGKEIFYTSLGGCLAWCVYLSAGLIIPQYGKQYFAAALFLGIYAEFFAVRTKVPATLYLAVGMIPLIPGAALFMMMQNAFKADWEQFAQYRLEAFITGASIASGTIVAAVCWNIFKNYWFNKK; this is encoded by the coding sequence ATGAGCGGATTAAATCAGATCATAGCAGCATTTTTCGGTGCCCTCGGTTTTGCTTTTTTATTCAATCTGCATGGGAAAGAGATATTTTATACTTCATTAGGAGGATGTCTTGCATGGTGCGTGTATCTTTCGGCAGGGCTCATCATCCCACAGTATGGGAAACAATATTTTGCAGCGGCATTATTTTTAGGGATTTATGCGGAGTTTTTTGCAGTCAGGACAAAGGTTCCCGCGACATTATATCTTGCGGTCGGCATGATCCCCCTGATCCCGGGGGCAGCATTATTTATGATGATGCAGAATGCATTTAAAGCCGACTGGGAACAGTTTGCGCAGTATCGGTTAGAAGCATTTATTACAGGAGCTTCCATAGCTTCCGGAACAATTGTGGCAGCCGTGTGCTGGAACATTTTTAAGAACTATTGGTTTAACAAAAAATAA
- a CDS encoding Zn-dependent hydrolase, translating into MYTCDLGRMADKITTMSKYGDAGHGGITRYSLSPEALQARGEFVKRMKAIGAEIKTDDMANIYATLKGSEPDLPNIVMASHCDSVKNGGNYDGILGVMGAMEVLESIADQKIPHKHNITAMIWTNEEGSLYPPAMMSSGVICNDYLPDDIKKNFIHENMLASKSVLDPEKTFGEALEASGYKGAKENRLNNKDYMAMFELHIEQGPILEAAKKDIGVVTCVLGMINYKIKVYGQSDHAGTTPMPYRQDALYGAAKVLQYLHDELDKLDSELVYTTGEIYCHPNVHTVIPDYVEFSIDARHEKPEVIEQVVNVIKNMPKEVVKCKVDYEVAWTRDTVYYDKELVGYVQEAVDELGYSNQKINSGAGHDAQFAAYMMPTTMVFVPSKDGHSHCEPEYTSPEQCTQGASVLLNAVLKCDADK; encoded by the coding sequence ATGTATACATGTGATTTAGGCCGGATGGCGGACAAAATTACAACTATGAGTAAATATGGGGATGCCGGACACGGAGGTATCACAAGATATTCTCTTTCACCGGAAGCTTTACAGGCTCGCGGAGAATTCGTTAAAAGAATGAAAGCGATCGGAGCCGAGATTAAAACAGATGATATGGCAAATATCTATGCAACACTGAAAGGGTCTGAGCCTGATCTTCCAAACATCGTTATGGCTTCTCACTGTGATTCCGTAAAGAACGGCGGAAATTACGATGGTATCCTTGGTGTTATGGGAGCAATGGAAGTGCTGGAAAGCATTGCAGATCAGAAGATTCCTCATAAACATAATATTACGGCTATGATCTGGACAAATGAGGAAGGATCATTATATCCGCCGGCTATGATGTCTTCAGGGGTGATTTGTAATGATTATCTCCCGGATGATATCAAGAAAAACTTTATTCATGAAAATATGCTTGCCTCCAAATCTGTTTTAGATCCGGAAAAGACATTCGGTGAGGCGCTGGAAGCTTCAGGATATAAAGGAGCAAAAGAAAACCGCCTGAACAATAAAGATTATATGGCAATGTTTGAACTTCATATCGAACAGGGACCAATCCTGGAAGCAGCAAAGAAAGATATTGGTGTTGTAACATGTGTCCTTGGAATGATCAACTATAAGATCAAAGTTTACGGACAGTCCGATCATGCGGGAACAACTCCGATGCCTTACCGCCAGGACGCTTTATATGGAGCGGCAAAGGTTCTTCAGTATCTCCATGATGAGCTAGATAAACTGGATTCCGAATTAGTTTATACAACCGGAGAGATCTACTGTCATCCGAATGTACATACCGTTATTCCTGATTATGTAGAATTCTCTATTGATGCAAGACATGAGAAACCAGAAGTCATCGAACAAGTTGTAAATGTCATCAAGAATATGCCAAAAGAAGTTGTGAAATGCAAAGTAGATTATGAAGTGGCATGGACCAGAGACACGGTTTATTATGACAAAGAACTGGTTGGTTATGTACAGGAAGCAGTCGATGAACTTGGCTACTCCAATCAGAAGATCAATTCCGGAGCAGGACATGATGCTCAGTTTGCAGCATACATGATGCCGACTACAATGGTGTTTGTTCCTTCTAAGGACGGACATTCCCACTGTGAACCGGAATATACATCACCGGAACAGTGCACGCAGGGAGCTTCTGTACTCCTGAACGCAGTTCTCAAATGTGATGCCGATAAGTAG